From Macaca fascicularis isolate 582-1 chromosome 14, T2T-MFA8v1.1, a single genomic window includes:
- the LOC135967064 gene encoding folate receptor gamma isoform X2, with protein MDMAWQMMQLLLLALVTASRSAQPRSARARTDLLNVCMNAKHHKAQPSPEDELYGQCSPWKKNACCTANTSQELHKDTSRLYNFNWDHCGKMEPACKRHFIQDACLYECSPNLGPWIWQICVPFP; from the exons ATGGACATGGCCTGGCAGATGATGCAGCTGCTGCTTCTGGCTTTGGTGACTGCTTCGAGGAGTGCCCAGCCCAGGAGTGCGCGGGCCAGGACGGACCTGCTCAATGTCTGCATGAACGCCAAGCACCACAAGGCACAGCCCAGTCCCGAGGACGAACTGTATGGCCAG TGCAGTCCCTGGAAGAAGAATGCCTGCTGCACAGCCAACACCAGCCAGGAGCTGCACAAGGACACCTCCCGCCTGTACAACTTTAACTGGGACCACTGTGGTAAGATGGAGCCTGCCTGCAAGCGCCACTTTATCCAGGATGCCTGTCTCTATGAGTGCTCACCCAACCTGGGGCCCTGGATCTGGCAGATATGTGTGCCATTCCCATAA